The segment CAAAGGTGAGGTGATCCGCAGCCGCAATACCAGCATTGGCTATCTGCACCAGGACCTTCTGAGTTTTGATACCAGCGAATCGATTTTACAGGTGGCGTTGGGTGCGTTTGAAAAAGTACTGCTGCTCGAAAAAGAAATTGAAGAGCTGGGTATTCAGTTAGAGAAGAATCATGAAGATGAGGCTCTCCTCCATCTTTATTCTGATAAGCTCCACGAAATGGATACGCTGGATGGTTACAATATCCATCATAAAACAGAAGAAATTCTGCAGGGGCTTGGTTTTGCCAATGCCGATCTGCAACGTCCGTATAAAGAATTCAGTGGTGGCTGGCGCATGCGTGTGCTGCTGGCGAAAATGATCTTACAACAGCCCGATCTGTTGTTGCTGGATGAACCGACAAACCACCTTGATCTACCGAGTATTGAATGGTTAGAGAAATATCTGTTGCATTATCAAGGTTCAGTAGTGATCGTGTCGCATGACCGTTGGTTCCTTGATCGCATGGTGACCAAGATCGTAGAAGTATTTCAGCAAGGCTTGCATATCTATGGTGGTAACTATTCTTTCTATCAACAAGAAAAGGAAATACGGATGGAATTGCAGATGAAGGCGTTTGAAAATCAGCAGGACTTTATCCGTCAGCAAGAACGTTTTATTGAACGTTTCCGTGCAAAAGCCAGTAAAGCCGCTGCTGCACAAACTGCTATTAAGAAATTAGAAAAGCTGGATGTGATTGAAGCACCAACAAATGACCGTCCGAATATCCGTATCAACTTTGCGATTGATAAAATGCCGGGTAAAGTATTGTGCGAATTAAAACATGTAAGCAAACATTACGGCGCCACCAGAATTGTAACGAACGCTAGTGCAGAAATTGAACGGGGTGATAAAATTGCGTTGATCGGTGCGAATGGTAAAGGTAAATCTACCCTGCTCCGCATTATCGCAGGTGTTGAACAATACGAAGGTGAACGCAAATGGGGACACAATGTTGATGAAAGTTTTTATGCCCAGCATCAGTTGGAATCATTAGGTCTTAATCATACACTGCTTGATGAATTAAAAACCTGCGGCACACAGAAAACCGACCAGGAGTTACGCACCCTTCTTGGTTGCTTTCTATTTGGTGGCGATGATATCGATAAAAAGATCAAAGTATTGAGCGGTGGTGAAAAAGCAAGAATTGCATTGGCAAAAACGATCATCAGCAAGGCTAACTTCCTGATGCTCGATGAACCGACGAACCACCTGGATATGCATTCGGTTGAACTGTTGATCGAAGCATTGAACAAATACCAGGGCAGTATTATTTTGGTGAGTCACGATCGTTTCTTTGTTTCGCAAACAGCCAATAAGATCTGGGAAATTGTGGATGAAGAAATCAAGGAATTTAAAGGCACTTACACTGAATATTTAGAATGGAAAGAGCGGATGGCGAAACGAGAAGCCGATAGTAAATCATCTGCAGCTGCCAGTGAAAAAAAAACGGAAATAAAAAAAGTAGTTGAGGAAAAACCGGCAGTTCAACAACAGGCACCTGTTGCAGATACCAAACAGGTGATCAATAAAGAAGCGAAGAAAGAATTGCAGAAGCAGCAACGTATTTTACAGCAGTTGGAAGAAAAGATCAACGCTACCACCATTGAAAAAAATAAAATGGAAGCGCAACTCTCCGACCCTTCTACCTATTCTGATAAAGACAAATTCAAGCAAACCGAAACTTCTTATCAAAAGCTCAGCAAGGATCTGAAAGAATTGAATGCAGAGTATGAAGCGGCGTTTGAGAAGGTGATGGAGTTGGAGAGTAAGATGGGATGATTTATGAATGAATGGGCAATAGTCAAAAGGCAATAAACAAAAGTGGTTGCTTGCATTATCTAACCAAATTACTAGCAGCTAACCCGAGAGTGAAATAAAATGAGGACAATAAAATTCATTGGCTATTTATTCCATCGTTATTATTCAAAAGGATCTAGAGCTAGTATCCCCTATTTCAGTGCCATTTGTTCAATGACATTATTAGTTTTCATACATCTAATGCAAATTCTCATTCTTCTCAACAGCATTCCCGACATCACGGCCGATAAGTTAACTAAGAGGTTAATAGTTTTTTTAACAATGCTGCCCATATATTTCGTGATGACGATTCTTTTCAAAAAAAGTGATTTAGCTCCACTTAAAGAGAAATATGATCGGGATTGGGACAAGGTTTTTAAAGGTAATGTCTGGTTGGTGTTTTACATCATCACTTCATTTGCCTTATTAATTATACTTATGTTGTGGAAAAAGCACAATGGCGCAAGCCTCTCGCTTGTGCCGAATTACAAAAACGCTATGGTTCTATAATCAAACCAATAAACTACAAGGCATCC is part of the Lacibacter sediminis genome and harbors:
- a CDS encoding ABC-F family ATP-binding cassette domain-containing protein, yielding MLAGFQNVTFEFGARAIIEDSTWHIHPNERIGLIGYNGTGKSTLLKLLVGEYQPSKGEVIRSRNTSIGYLHQDLLSFDTSESILQVALGAFEKVLLLEKEIEELGIQLEKNHEDEALLHLYSDKLHEMDTLDGYNIHHKTEEILQGLGFANADLQRPYKEFSGGWRMRVLLAKMILQQPDLLLLDEPTNHLDLPSIEWLEKYLLHYQGSVVIVSHDRWFLDRMVTKIVEVFQQGLHIYGGNYSFYQQEKEIRMELQMKAFENQQDFIRQQERFIERFRAKASKAAAAQTAIKKLEKLDVIEAPTNDRPNIRINFAIDKMPGKVLCELKHVSKHYGATRIVTNASAEIERGDKIALIGANGKGKSTLLRIIAGVEQYEGERKWGHNVDESFYAQHQLESLGLNHTLLDELKTCGTQKTDQELRTLLGCFLFGGDDIDKKIKVLSGGEKARIALAKTIISKANFLMLDEPTNHLDMHSVELLIEALNKYQGSIILVSHDRFFVSQTANKIWEIVDEEIKEFKGTYTEYLEWKERMAKREADSKSSAAASEKKTEIKKVVEEKPAVQQQAPVADTKQVINKEAKKELQKQQRILQQLEEKINATTIEKNKMEAQLSDPSTYSDKDKFKQTETSYQKLSKDLKELNAEYEAAFEKVMELESKMG